The genomic DNA CGGCTGGAAGGGTTTCGTGACCCCGGTGCCCAATTGCACCACCACGGGGCTCGCCATGACCCTCAAGCCCCTGCACGACCATTTCGGCATCCTGCAGGTGATCATGACCTCCATGCAGGCATGCTCGGGCGCGGGCCGTTCGCCCGGCGTCATCGCGCTGGACATCGTGGATAACGTGGTCCCTTACATCCCCAAGGAAGAAGAAAAGGTCGAGAAGGAGACCCAAAAGATCCTGGGCGAGATCGTGGGCGAGACGGTCGCCCCGGCGCCCTTCCCGGTCTCGGCCACCTGCACCCGGGTGCCTGTGCTGGAGGCCCATACGGAGGCGGTCTATGTGTCCTTGAAGAAGCACGCCACCGTGGACGACGTGAAGAAAGTCATGCGGGAACACGCGAAAAGCTTCATCGGCCTGAAATTACCCTCTTGCCCGCCCCATTTGATCGATGTGACCGACGATCCCTTCCGCCCCCAGCCGAGGGTGGACCGGGACCGGGAAGGCGGAATGGTGACCTCCGTCGGACGAGTGCGGGCCGATCACGCGCTTCCCAACGGTATCAAGTATGTCCTGGTCTCCCATAACACCAAGATGGGGGCGGCCAAGGGCGGGATGCTGGTGGCCGAATACCTGGTGCATCAGGGCCACATTTGAAGGCAATTTAGAATTTTGAATGGCGGATATTTCCCTAACGGGAAACGAAGTTCCTGGAAAGAAGCCCGTTCAAGGTCTTTTCGGCGTCTCAATGGTTGCGCGGTGAAAATACATTAAGGAGAAACGAATGCAAGAACGTAAAGGCGTGCAGACCTTCAAGGGCGGTCCTTTGACCCTCCTGGGACCCGAGATCAAAGTGGGCGATACGGCCCCCAACTTCAAGGTGCTGACGAACAAGTTGGAGGAAGTGACCCTGGACAACTACAAGGGAAAGACCCTCATCCTTTCCGTGGCTCCCTCCCTGGACACCTCGGTCTGTTCGTTGCAGACCCAGCGGTTCAACAAGGAGACGGCCAACCTCCCGGCCTCGGTGGAAGTGCTGACCATCACCGCCGACCTGCCCTTCGCCCAGGCCCGTTTTTGCGGGGCCGAGAACATCAAGATCCAGACCCTCTCCGACCACCGGGATATGAGCTTTGCGGATGCCTATGGCACCCATATCAAGGAGCTCCGCCTGGAGGCCCGTTCCATCTTCGTGGTGGGCAAGGACGGCAAGGTCAAGTACGTGGAATATGTCCCGGAGATGACGAGCCACCCGGATTACGACAAGGCTTTGGCGGCGGCGAAGGCCAACGCTTAAGAAGAGCAAAAAGGTCCGGGGCGGGTAATCCCCGCCCCGGACCGAACGCTTTTGTCCAAGGAACAAGCCCAACCTATGCGGATCCCTTTCCTCCTCTTGATCCTGGTCTATGAAGTCTATCTGCTGACCCATTGCGCGACCTTCAACATCAACGATTCGGGCGAGACCATCATGGTCTGCGACCTTTTGACCATCTCCCATTCGCCCGGCTATCCCCTCCACACCCTTTGGGGCCGGGTCTGTTGCCTGCTCCCGATCGGCAAACCCATGTTCCGGGTCACCTTCTGCTCGCTCATCACCGCCAGTTTCTCGGTCCTGATGGTCTATTACACCCTGCGGATGATCCTCAAGCAGTACCTGGCGCCCGAGGCCTCGGGCCCCAATGCGGCCGTGGCCTCCGTCGAGCCCGTGGGACCGGGCGAGGGAACGGCCCCGGGGCGGCCCAGCGCTTGGCTGTGGGAGATCCCCGCGTTCTTTGGTTCGCTCATCTTCGCTTTTTCCTACCAGCATTGGTTCCAGGCGGGCGGGGCCAAGGGCGGCATCTACACCCTGAACACCTGGCTGACCATCACCCTGGTCTACCTTTTTTACAAGATGCGCGAGAGGGGCTGGTTCATCAAAAGCTTCCTGCTCGCGGGTTTCTTTTACGGCCTGGGCCTCGCCCACCACTGGCCCAACATGTTGGTCATGGCGCCCTCCTTCCTCTGGATGTTCCTGGCCGGCCAGAACAGGGTCTCCATGGGCAGGATGGTCCATAACCTGGTGACGCTCAAGCCCTTCGACCTGCTGGACAACCTGGTGAACATCGTCTCCGCTTTCGGCCTGGTGAATTGGATCAAGGCTTTCCTGGCCCTTTTGCTTTCCCTTTCGGTCTATCTCTACCTTCCCATCCGGGCGACCCAGAACCCGCTCGTCAATTGGTGGAATCCCCAGACCCTGGGACGATTGGTGGGCACCGTGTTGCGGGAGGGCTACAAGGGCGTCGGGGATCAGCGGGGATGGGGGACCATCAAGCGGGACCTTATCCGGTTCTGGCTGCATGCCCATCACCAATATGGGGAGGTCTTTACCTATTTGGTCTTCGCCCTGGCCATCTGGGGGATCATCTGGTTGTTCAGGTGGAGCTGGAAGCAATGGGCCGTGGCCGTCTCCTTCGTGTTCCTTTTCCCCTTCAGTTTCCTGTTCTTCCTTTGGGAGGACTGGGCCCAGGTGGGGGAATCCATCCTCTTTTCCAAACAGACCAATTGGGTGAGCGGGCTTGGCCTTTTCCTGCTGGGAATGGGCGTTTGGACGGGGATCATCCTCTTCAACAACCCGCTGGAAGGCTACCAATGGACCATCGATAACTTCTTCTCGCCCGTCTTCATGATCATCTCCATGTTCGCGGCCTTCGGGGTGGCGGGGCTTTGCCAATGGGCGGCCAAGGAGTGGGAGGGACGCATGATCCCTCTCTATATATCCGCTTTCGTCCTTTCCTTCGCCCTGATGCCCCTCCTGTTGGACTACAACGCCACCATGAAGATCGAGAACGGGCAGGCCATTTACCAGGGGAACGACCAAAGCCGCTATGTCAGCTCCTACGACGAGGGCATGAACATGCTCAAGACCGTCAACAACGACGGGGTCATCATCTGCAATGGGGACATCGATATCCTGCCCCTTTGGTACCTCCAGTTCGTGGAAGGGAAACGGCCTTCGGTGGTCTCCTTCACCATGCAATTGATCCCCTATGACTGGTACCGGAACCCCCTCTTTGAACGTTGGCCTTTCCTCTATGTGCCCCTGCGCCGGGACCAATATGGCCGCGAGGACATCCGGCCCGAGACCGTGGTCCAGGACATGATCGACCGGCACGCCAAGGACCGCTCTTTCTATTTCACCAATATCTTCACGGCTCCCTGGATGCGGGAGAAGAATCCCCAATGCCTGCCCGAGGGGTTCCTCTGGCGCATGGCCGCCACCAAGAACCTCAACTATCCCTTCACCTCGGACCGGCTGAACCTGCTTTGGGACACTTATCGCCTGCGGAACATGGATGCGCCGGACCGGGGCTACTGGGACGAATACACCGACGTCATGAAGGATTCCTACGGGATCGGGTTCGATTTCACCGGCTATTTCGCCTACATGAACGGGATGCCTGACCTGGCCCTCTGGAGCTTCAACAACGCCCTTCAATACCGCCAACCCCAGACCTTGATGCGCATTTACATGATGATCGGCGACACCTATATGCAATTGGCCAACTATTCGGCCGCCATTACCAATTACCAGGAATCCCTGAGGCGGGAGCCCCGGAACCCCTACGCCTTGGCCCGGTTGGGCGACGCCTTCCGCATGATGGGAGACTTCCCCAACGCCGATTCGGCCTATCACCAGTCCCTCAACCTGAACCCGCAGCAAAAGGAGGCCCTGGACGGCCTCCATGCCCTCACCCAGGCCCAAACCCAAAGGGAATTGCCGGGCCTCAAGAAGCGCTGACCTGATGCCTTTCCGGAACATCCGCCTGACGGTCGAATACGACGGCACCCAATTTTCCGGCTGGCAGAAACAGCCCCAGGCCCCCACCTTGCAGGGAACCCTGGAAGAGCGTTTGAAGCTCATCTGCGGGCACCCGGTGGACCTCCTGGTGGCGGGACGCACCGACGCCGGGGTCCACGCCCTGGGCCAGACCGCCAATTTCCACACCGATTCCAGCCTGCCGGTGGAACGGATCCGGACCGTGTTGAACCAACTCCTTCCCCACGACCTCAAGATCGTGAAGGCCCAGGTGGTCCCGGCCCAGTTCCATTCCACCTACCATGCCCTGGCCAAGCTCTACCGTTATGTCATCCGCAACGACAAGGAATACACGGTCTTCGACCGGAATACCTACCATCACCTGCGCATCCCCTTGGACCTTCCGGCCATGCGTCAAGCCGCCAAGCATTTCCTGGGGACCCACGACTTCACCGCTTTCCGGGGAGCCCTGGGCAAGCGGGCCGATCCCAAACGGACCCTGCACAAGATCGACATCAAGAAGAAGGGGAAGGATGTGTGGATCGAATACACGGGCGAGTCCTTCCTGCATCAGATGGTCCGCATCCTCAGCGGGACCCTGGTCTATGTGGGTCATGGCAAGATCAAACCGGAGGATATCCCGGGGATCCTCAAATCCAAGGACCGCAAGAAGGCGGGGCCGACCCTTCCCCCCAACGGGCTCTTTATGGTGAAGGTCTTTTATCCCAAAGCCTTCCCGCCGATCCACCGGCGCGGACCCAAAACGGAGGAAGAATGAAGCTCGGTATCCCCTTTTACTACCTGGGCGCGTTGGGCCTGGTCCTGACCTTCGGGCTTTTCGTCCAGGGGCCCCTGGCCGAGGCCCTGCGCCGGGACCCTTCCTCGAGCTTTGGGTTGGTCATCCTTTTCGGTTTCGCGGGGTTGGCGGGTCTCCTGCTGTTGTTCCTGGGGAAGGGGACTGGGACCCGGACGGCCTTTTATTTCGCCCATGGGACGGCCCTGATCTCCATCCTTTGGCTCATCCTTTGGTGCTTCGTTTGGTTGGCCCGAATGATGGCGCTCGGTGATGACGCGGAGATGTTCATCAAGCACAGCGCCTACCTGCATCTCTTCGGCGTGAGTTTCGCCATGGCGGGTTATGCCACCGGCTGGATGTCGCCCGCCGGTCGGGTCCGCAACAGCCGCTTTTTGATGACGGTCGGTTGGGCCGTCAGCTATATGGCCTGGTTCAACCTTTATCTCCAGCCCAAGTTGGCCTTCCTCTGGGGTCCGGCGGCGGGCGGTCTTTTGGTCGTTTTAGGGGCCTTTCTTTTTGCCCGTGTCACCGGGCCCAAGGTTGAGACGACCTCCCCGCTGACGTAGAATAACCGCCTTCCTGGACCTAAGACCGACCCGGATGGCCGGGTCCCTAGACAGCCCCCAAAGAACGGACCATCGTGGCTTATTCCTCATTGACCGAATTCGTCGAGTTCCTCGATAAAAAAGGCGAACTGCTCCGCATCCCGGACGAGGTGGATCCGGTCCTGGAGATCACCGCCATCACCGACAAGGTTTCCAAGTCCTATAACGGGGGCAAAGCCCTTCTTTTCGAGAAGCCCAAGGGAAGCCCCTATCCCCTGCTCATCAACGCCTTCGGCTCCCGCCAGCGCATGAGCTGGGCTTTGGGGGTCGAGGACCTGGAAGAACATGCCGTCGCCATCAAGGAACTTCTGGAACTGAAGCCGCCCAAGGGAATCGTCGAGAAACTGAAATTCCTCCCCAAACTGGGGGAGATCGCTAAGTTCCCGCCCACCGAGGTTTCCAAGGGGGCCTGCCAGGAAGTGGTCGAGGACCAGCCGGACCTCACCCAACTGCCGGTCCTCAAGTGCTGGCCCCAGGACGGGGGCCGGTTCATTACCTTCCCCCTGGTCTATACCCAGGACCCGGAAACGGGCCTTCGCAACATCGGCATGTACCGCATGCAGGTGCACGACGCCCGGTCCACGGGCATGCACTGGCAGGTCCACCACGGTGGAGCGGGCCATTACCGTAAGGCCGAGAAGATGGGCAAACGCCTGGAAGTGGCGGTCGCCTTGGGAGGCGATCCGGCCCTGACCTATGCGGCGACCGCTCCTTTGCCCGAGGGCATCGACGAGCTTCTTTTCGCCGGGTTCCTGCGCAAGAAGCCCGTGGAACTGGTCAAGTGCAGGACCGTCGACCTGATGGTCCACGCCGACGCCGACTTCGTCCTGGAAGGCTATGTGGAACCGGGCGAGCGCAAGACCGAAGGTCCCTTCGGGGACCATACGGGCTATTACAGCCTGGCCGACCCATACCCGGTCTTCCACGTGACCTGTATCACCCGCCGCAAGAAGCCCATCTACCCGACCACCATCGTGGGGAAGCCTCCCATGGAGGACGGCTGGCTGGGCAAGGCCACCGAGCGGCTTTTCCTGCCCCTGATGCAGAAGGTCCTGCCGGAAGTGGTCGATTACGACCTGCCCATCGACGGCATCTTCCACAATTTCGCCATCGTCTCCATCGACAAGCAGTATCCCCAGCACGCCCGCAAGGTCATGTACGCCCTCTGGGGACTGGGCCAGATGATGCTCAACAAGGTGGTCGTCATCGTCGATCAGGACACGGACGTGCATGACTACGGCCAGGTCCTCTGGCGGGTGGGGAACTGCATGGACCCCAAGCGCGACGTGGTCATCACCGAGGGGCCCCTGGACGTGCTGGACCATGCCTCGCCCATGTGGGCCTGGGGCGGCAAGATGGGGATCGATGCCACGAAGAAATGGAAGGAAGAAGGGTTCGAACGGGAATGGCCGGAGGAGCTGGCCATGACGCCGGAAGTGGAGCAAAAAGTACTGCCGTTGTTGAAGAAATACGGATTGATCAAATAAGAAGTTCAATGCTTAGTTTTTGAATTTTAAATCCTCAGTTAAAAACTAAGAATTAAACATCAAGAATTGGGGTTAAAAGTGAGCCAAAAAATACAGACCATGTTCTCCGATATCGCGCCGACCTATGACCAAGCCAACCACGCCCTGTCCTTCAACAAGGACATCCTTTGGCGAAAGGAGTCGATCGAACAAATGGGCAAGGACGGGTTCGAGCCGAAGATGGTCCTGGACCTTTGTGCCGGGACGGGGGACTTCGCCATGGCCCTCCGGGCGAAATACCCGGCCGCCAAGCTCTTCCTGGCCGATTTCGCCAAGCCCATGCTGAAACTGGCCAAGACCAAGATGACCTCCCAGAGCGGGGTCGAGTTCTTCGAGGCGGACGCCCTGAAATTGCCCTTCCAGGACATGGCGTTCGACACGGTCCTCTGCGGGTTCGGGGTGCGGAACCTGGATTCGCTCGATAAGGGTCTTTCCGAGATCGCCCGGGTCCTGAAGCCGGGGGGAAAGGCCGTCATCCTGGAGTTTTTCCGGCCGTCCGGGCTCTTTTCCCAATTGGCCCATGCCTTCTATATCAAGTTCCTGGTGCCCATGCGGGGCGGGGCCATCTCACGGAACAAAGAAGCCTATGAATACCTGCAGCAGACCTCGAGCAGTTTTTCGTCCATCCGGGATTTCCGCGATCTGATGGAAAAAAAGGGTTTCAAGGACATCACGATCGAAACCAAGACCATGGGTGTCGCGGTGAGTTTGGTGGGGGTGCGTAAATAAGATGAAGAAGCTATTGGTCGCGGTCTCGGGCGCCTCGGGCACCCTCTATGCACGGCGGTTCTTCCAACACCTTCCTTATGATGATTGGGAAGTGCACGCCGTCGTGTCCGGTTCGGCCCGGATCGTGGCCTCCCACGAGGGGGGGCTCAACCTGCCCCCGCACGTGCGGGAATGGGACGAGAAGGACCTGACGGCGCCTTCCGCCAGCGGCTCCAACAAATTCGAGGCCATGGTGGTCATCCCTTGCTCGACCACGACCCTGGGGAAGCTCGCCCACGGCATCGCGGACAACCTCATCACCCGCTCGGGGGAAGTGTTCCTCAAGGAGCGCCGCAAGCTCATCCTGGTGCCCCGGGAGACCCCCCTTTCCTTGATCCAGATCAAGAACATGGAACTGTTGACCCTGGCCGGGGCGCATCTCATCCCGGCCGTTCCGAGCTTTTATGGGAACCCCAAGAGCATCGAGGACTTGGTGGACACGGTCATCGCCCGGGTCTATGACCATGCGGGGATCGATGCCGAAGTTTCCAGGCGGTGGCGGGCGGAAGAATCCCAACAAAAGATCCAAGATTGAGCCCATGCTGAAAAGCTTCAAGGTCTTTTCGAACCTGGTGGTCCTGCCCCATTCCGTTTTCGCCTTGCCTTTCGCCCTGGCCAGCCTCCTGACCGCCACCCATGGGAAACCGCCCCTGCGCGTCCTCCTGCTCGTCATCGTCTGCATGGTCCTGGCCCGCACCGCCGCCATGGCCTATAACCGCCTGGTCGATGCGGACATCGACGCCAAGAACCCCCGCACCCAAAACCGGGACATCCCGGCAGGGCGCATAAGGCCCTGGCAGGTCAGGGTCATCGTCCTTATCTGCTTCTTCGCCTTCATCGGCACCTGTTATTTCATCAACCCGCTTTGCTTCAAGCTTTCCCCCCTGGCCATGGGCATCGTGTTCTTCTATTCGCACACCAAGCGGTTCACCTGGACCTCCCATTTGTTCCTGGGACTGGCCCTGGGGGTCGCGCCCGTCGGGGCCTGGATCGCCGCCACCGGGGCCTTCGCGCCCGAGCCCTTTTGGTTGATGATGGCGGTCATTTTCTTCCTGGCGGGGTTCGATATCCTCTACGCGACCCAGGACGAGGCATTCGACAAAAAAGCGGGATTGCAGTCCTGGGTGGTGCGGTGGGGGATCGGGCCCAGCCTGTTAGCCTCTCGATTCTTCCATTTCGGTATGTTAGGATTTCTCGCTGGTTTCGGGGCCCAGGCCGCATTTCCGAGGCCCTATTACATGGGGATCGGCCTGATCGGGGCCCTTCTGCTCTACCAGCACCTGAAGGCCTACAAGCTGGAAAAGGCCGGGGGACGCTCCCACTTCACCCTTTCCCCTTCCATGATGAAGATGAACGGCTGGGTCTCGGTGCTCTATTTCGCCGTCGTCGCCGTGACCATCTGGGCCTGACCTAGATCCAAGGGGTTCCCGTCTTGCTTTTGAAACGACTGCTGGAAAAGTCCTCCCTAAAAGACATCTACGAGAAGGTCGAGAAGGGCGTCCGCATCACCGACGAGGAAGCCCTCCGGCTTTACCATACCAACGAGCTCCACGTCCTGGGCGCCATGGCCAACCTGGTGCGGGAACGCAAGAACGGCAACGACACCTACTACAACATCAACCGCCACATCGATTACACCAACGTCTGTGCCACCACCTGCAAATTCTGCGCTTTCTCCCGCTTCGAAGGGGAGGAGGGCGCCTTCGAGTTCACCCACCAGCAGATCGCCCAGAAGGCCAAGGAAGCCTACGAACGGGAGGGCATCACCGAGCTTCATATCGTCGGCGGGCTCCATCCCCAATACGATCTGGCCTGGTACGAGGAGATGCTACGCCTGCTCAAGAAGACCGTGCCGACCGTCCACCTGAAATGCTTCACGGGGGTGGAGATCGATTTCTTCGCCACCAAGTTCAATATGTCCTACCAGGACGTCCTGGGGAGGCTCAAGGCCGCGGGGCTGGATTCCATGCCCGGCGGCGGCGCCGAGATCTTCCATCCCGAGGTGCGGGAGCGGATCTGCCCGGGCAAGGCCACGGCCGACCAATGGATCGAAGTGCACCGGACCGCCCACCAACTGGGCCTTCGCACCAATGCCACCATGCTTTACGGCCATGTGGAGAAATACGAACACCGGGTGGACCACATGCGCCGTCTGCGTGAATTACAGGACCAGACCGGCGGTTTCCAGACCTTCATTCCCTTGGCCTTCCATCCGGACCATACCGCCATGGACCACTTCGCCCGTCCTTCGGGCATCGAGGACCTGAAGACCCTGGCCATCGGCCGCATCTACCTGGACAATTTCCCTCATATCAAGGCCTATTGGATCATGTTGGGCGTCCGCCTGGCCCAGTTGTCCCTCTCGTACGGGGTGGACGACATCGATGGGACGGTCATCGAGGAGAAGATCTACCATATGGCCGGGGCCGAGACCCCCGAGATCATGACGGTCTCGGACCTGCGCCGTTTGATCCAGGAAGCCGGCCGCACACCGGTGGAGCGGGACACGCTTTATAGGGAACTGAAGCGGATCCAAGAACCTGCTTTGGCGAAATAGGTTGGGTCGAGCCGTATCAAAAAAACGAAAAGGAACCGATCATGAGCGAAACTCCGGCCAATAATCCAGCCGCCACTCCAGCCCCGGCCCCAAAACCGGCGGCTCCGGCCCCCGCGGCCGCGCCGGCCACACCGGCGGCTGCTCCGGCGGCCGTTGCCACGCCGCCCGCCCCGGCTCCGGCGGTCCCGGTCAAGTTCATTGCCCGGCCCATGAACATCGGGGTGGCCCCTTTCTTGAATTCCCAACCCCTCATCTGGGATATGAAGAACCATCACAAGCTCTTCGATGTGGCCCCGGCCGACATGGTCAAGTTGCTCAAGGAAGGCCGCTTGGACGTCGCCCTGGCCCCCATTGTGGTCAAGTTCCTGAACCCCGAGCTCCAAGTGGTCCCCGTGGCCGCCATCGGCAGCAAGGGGCCGGTCAAGAGCGTTCGACTCTTGGGGAACGGGCCTTGGAGGATCGTTCAAAGGATCTTCGCCGATAAGCGCTCCCAGACCTCCGTTCTGCTGGCCAAGTTGATCCTGAAGAAGTGGTATGGCGCCAAGGATGTCGAAGTGAAGGCCGTGGATATGAGCGAATTCCGGGTCACCAGCGGCAAGCCTTGGGAAGCGGTCCTCCAGTTCGGGGATATCGCCCTGGAGAGCGCCCCGACGGGCATGAACGTCATGGACCTGGGGGCCGAATGGACGCTCCGCACGGGCAAACCCTTCGTTTACGCCGTGTGGATGGCCCGTGACGTCCAGGTGGCCCGTGAGATCGAAATGGACCTTCTTGCCTCCAAGAACGAGGGGGTGAAGCACTTCGGGGAGATCGCGGAGAACTACCACGGCATCTGGGTCTTCCACCGGCCGCAGGCCAAGGAATACCTCGAGAAGAACATCGACTATGCCTATACCCCTAAGGAAGTCCAGGGCCAACTGGAGTTCCAGAAGCTCCTCAAAGAAGAAGGGTTCATCATTTAACGACAGCGATCAGCTGTCAGCGGTCAGTCGTTAGCGAGGGAAAAGAAAATGCCAACAGCAAGCGTCGGGACACTTCAAGAGCGTATTTTGGACGGCCACGTCGTCAACCGCGAGGAGGCCCTGGAGCTCTATCAGAACTCGTCCCTGAGCGAGATGGGCGCCATCGCCGATATCCTGAAGGTCCGCACCAAGGGCGACCGGATCGCCACCTACCTCATCGACCGCAACATCAACTACACCAACGTTTGCGTGACCTATTGCAAGTTCTGCGCGTTTTACCGGGAGCCGGGCGACACGAAGGAAGGTTACGTCAACGAGGCCGAGAAGATCATCCACAAGATCACCGAGGCCAAGCAGCACGGCTGCACCCAGATCCTGCTCCAGGGAGGGCATCACCCCGACCTGACGCTCGATTGGTACCTCTCCACGCTTTCCCGGGTCAAGCAGGCCCATCCGGACATCACCCTGCACTCCTTCTCGCCCCCCGAATTGGTCCATTTCTCGGGCCTCTTCGGCATGCCGGTGAAGGAGATCCTCAAGAAATTCAAGGAAGCCGGCATGGATTCCATGCCCGGAGGCGGCGCCGAGATCCTGGTGGACCGGGTCCGCAAGGAGATCGCCCCCTTGAAGGCCAGTACCGAGGAGTGGCTGGGCGTCATGCGCGACGTTCATTCCTTGGGCATGCGCTCCACCGCCACCATGATGTTCGGCCACGTGGAGACCGTCGCCGAACGCATCGAGCACATCTTCCGGATCCGGGAGGTCCAGGAGGAAACGGGCGGCTTCCTGGGGTTCATCCCCTGGCTCTACCAGCCGGGCAACGAGAGCCTGGGCCTCAAGAGCGCCAGCGGGCAGGAGTACCTGAAAACCCTGGCCTTGGCCCGGATCATCCTCAACCACACGCTCCCGAACCTCCAGGCTTCCTGGGTCACCCCGGGAAAGAAGATCGGGCAGTTGGGCCTCAAATATGGCGCCAACGACCTGGGGAGCATCATGCTGGAGGAGAACGTGGTGGCCTCCACCGGCCTGCGCTACCTCATGAGCCTGGACGAGATGAAGCGCCTCATCACGGAGATGGGCTACGAGCCCCACCAGCGCGATACCTTCTACCAGTTAGTGAACTGATCAACGGCAATTTTTGATTCTTAGTTTTGAATTTTGAATTGCACGCCGGGTTCAATCGAGAATTAAGCATAAAAAATTAAGAATTGGGGGCGGGATGAAAGCCTACAATGAAACTCACGCTAAATCCGGCTTGGATCTGCGGCTGCCATCGATCGAAACGTTCCCCAACCACTTTCCGGCC from bacterium includes the following:
- the asd gene encoding aspartate-semialdehyde dehydrogenase, encoding MKKKKVAVIGATGVAGQQFLASLPGHPMFEVVALAASERSAGKTYKDAITDAHGAFRWYCQEPLDPAFAKLQVEDASKLDATKVDVIFTAVESDAAKELEPRYAKTTPVVSTASAFRYEADVPIFIPGVNEGHDKLIAVQKKNRGWKGFVTPVPNCTTTGLAMTLKPLHDHFGILQVIMTSMQACSGAGRSPGVIALDIVDNVVPYIPKEEEKVEKETQKILGEIVGETVAPAPFPVSATCTRVPVLEAHTEAVYVSLKKHATVDDVKKVMREHAKSFIGLKLPSCPPHLIDVTDDPFRPQPRVDRDREGGMVTSVGRVRADHALPNGIKYVLVSHNTKMGAAKGGMLVAEYLVHQGHI
- the tpx gene encoding thiol peroxidase, with the protein product MQERKGVQTFKGGPLTLLGPEIKVGDTAPNFKVLTNKLEEVTLDNYKGKTLILSVAPSLDTSVCSLQTQRFNKETANLPASVEVLTITADLPFAQARFCGAENIKIQTLSDHRDMSFADAYGTHIKELRLEARSIFVVGKDGKVKYVEYVPEMTSHPDYDKALAAAKANA
- a CDS encoding DUF2723 domain-containing protein is translated as MRIPFLLLILVYEVYLLTHCATFNINDSGETIMVCDLLTISHSPGYPLHTLWGRVCCLLPIGKPMFRVTFCSLITASFSVLMVYYTLRMILKQYLAPEASGPNAAVASVEPVGPGEGTAPGRPSAWLWEIPAFFGSLIFAFSYQHWFQAGGAKGGIYTLNTWLTITLVYLFYKMRERGWFIKSFLLAGFFYGLGLAHHWPNMLVMAPSFLWMFLAGQNRVSMGRMVHNLVTLKPFDLLDNLVNIVSAFGLVNWIKAFLALLLSLSVYLYLPIRATQNPLVNWWNPQTLGRLVGTVLREGYKGVGDQRGWGTIKRDLIRFWLHAHHQYGEVFTYLVFALAIWGIIWLFRWSWKQWAVAVSFVFLFPFSFLFFLWEDWAQVGESILFSKQTNWVSGLGLFLLGMGVWTGIILFNNPLEGYQWTIDNFFSPVFMIISMFAAFGVAGLCQWAAKEWEGRMIPLYISAFVLSFALMPLLLDYNATMKIENGQAIYQGNDQSRYVSSYDEGMNMLKTVNNDGVIICNGDIDILPLWYLQFVEGKRPSVVSFTMQLIPYDWYRNPLFERWPFLYVPLRRDQYGREDIRPETVVQDMIDRHAKDRSFYFTNIFTAPWMREKNPQCLPEGFLWRMAATKNLNYPFTSDRLNLLWDTYRLRNMDAPDRGYWDEYTDVMKDSYGIGFDFTGYFAYMNGMPDLALWSFNNALQYRQPQTLMRIYMMIGDTYMQLANYSAAITNYQESLRREPRNPYALARLGDAFRMMGDFPNADSAYHQSLNLNPQQKEALDGLHALTQAQTQRELPGLKKR
- the truA gene encoding tRNA pseudouridine(38-40) synthase TruA; translation: MPFRNIRLTVEYDGTQFSGWQKQPQAPTLQGTLEERLKLICGHPVDLLVAGRTDAGVHALGQTANFHTDSSLPVERIRTVLNQLLPHDLKIVKAQVVPAQFHSTYHALAKLYRYVIRNDKEYTVFDRNTYHHLRIPLDLPAMRQAAKHFLGTHDFTAFRGALGKRADPKRTLHKIDIKKKGKDVWIEYTGESFLHQMVRILSGTLVYVGHGKIKPEDIPGILKSKDRKKAGPTLPPNGLFMVKVFYPKAFPPIHRRGPKTEEE
- a CDS encoding menaquinone biosynthesis decarboxylase gives rise to the protein MAYSSLTEFVEFLDKKGELLRIPDEVDPVLEITAITDKVSKSYNGGKALLFEKPKGSPYPLLINAFGSRQRMSWALGVEDLEEHAVAIKELLELKPPKGIVEKLKFLPKLGEIAKFPPTEVSKGACQEVVEDQPDLTQLPVLKCWPQDGGRFITFPLVYTQDPETGLRNIGMYRMQVHDARSTGMHWQVHHGGAGHYRKAEKMGKRLEVAVALGGDPALTYAATAPLPEGIDELLFAGFLRKKPVELVKCRTVDLMVHADADFVLEGYVEPGERKTEGPFGDHTGYYSLADPYPVFHVTCITRRKKPIYPTTIVGKPPMEDGWLGKATERLFLPLMQKVLPEVVDYDLPIDGIFHNFAIVSIDKQYPQHARKVMYALWGLGQMMLNKVVVIVDQDTDVHDYGQVLWRVGNCMDPKRDVVITEGPLDVLDHASPMWAWGGKMGIDATKKWKEEGFEREWPEELAMTPEVEQKVLPLLKKYGLIK
- the ubiE gene encoding bifunctional demethylmenaquinone methyltransferase/2-methoxy-6-polyprenyl-1,4-benzoquinol methylase UbiE; this translates as MSQKIQTMFSDIAPTYDQANHALSFNKDILWRKESIEQMGKDGFEPKMVLDLCAGTGDFAMALRAKYPAAKLFLADFAKPMLKLAKTKMTSQSGVEFFEADALKLPFQDMAFDTVLCGFGVRNLDSLDKGLSEIARVLKPGGKAVILEFFRPSGLFSQLAHAFYIKFLVPMRGGAISRNKEAYEYLQQTSSSFSSIRDFRDLMEKKGFKDITIETKTMGVAVSLVGVRK
- a CDS encoding UbiX family flavin prenyltransferase translates to MKKLLVAVSGASGTLYARRFFQHLPYDDWEVHAVVSGSARIVASHEGGLNLPPHVREWDEKDLTAPSASGSNKFEAMVVIPCSTTTLGKLAHGIADNLITRSGEVFLKERRKLILVPRETPLSLIQIKNMELLTLAGAHLIPAVPSFYGNPKSIEDLVDTVIARVYDHAGIDAEVSRRWRAEESQQKIQD
- a CDS encoding UbiA-like polyprenyltransferase; its protein translation is MLKSFKVFSNLVVLPHSVFALPFALASLLTATHGKPPLRVLLLVIVCMVLARTAAMAYNRLVDADIDAKNPRTQNRDIPAGRIRPWQVRVIVLICFFAFIGTCYFINPLCFKLSPLAMGIVFFYSHTKRFTWTSHLFLGLALGVAPVGAWIAATGAFAPEPFWLMMAVIFFLAGFDILYATQDEAFDKKAGLQSWVVRWGIGPSLLASRFFHFGMLGFLAGFGAQAAFPRPYYMGIGLIGALLLYQHLKAYKLEKAGGRSHFTLSPSMMKMNGWVSVLYFAVVAVTIWA